Sequence from the Macaca fascicularis isolate 582-1 chromosome 16, T2T-MFA8v1.1 genome:
GCCAACGAGCATGGTGTCTGCATTGGCAACGAGGCTGTGTGGACGAAGGAGCAAGTTGGGGAGGGGGAAGCCCTGCTGGGCATGGACCTGCTCAGGTGCAGACCCTGCCCTTCCTCATCTGCCTGAAACACCAGAAATCTGGGGGCTGAGTTTTGACCTGGGCCCATCCATTCCTCCCCCAGCCTGGTTCACAGGGGCCTCCTCCACTCTGCAGACTTTGCCCTCGTGCCCTCGTGAGGAAGGCTGCAACAGCAGCCACCTTTGGGCCTCTCCTGGCCCAGAAATAGAGCAGtggttatttattttcagttgaaATCTCACATAGAGTCCCGATTTATAAAACCAGTAATAGTGGATGGAGCAGCTCTGGGTGGAGAGAGGTTGGGGGCTCAGGACACTTTTCTCTCTGAAACAGTGTTTCAGGCCTTTTCATGGAACCCTCAAAGCATAGCACATGGAACGAGAGCATTGAAAGCCACTGGTGTAATTGTGTTTGATACGATCAGTGCCAGCAGatttgctgtgtgacttgggcCTGTCACCAAACCTCTCCAGGCCTCTTCTGTCCCCTGGAGCTTCTGCCACCAGCCATTGATCCCTCTGTCACCCTTCTGTCCCTTGGTCCTCTCTCTTGCCAGGCTGGCTTTGGAACGGAGCAGCTCTGCCCAGGAGGCCTTGCATGTGATCACAGGCTTACTGGAGCGCTATGGGCAGGGGGGCAGCTGCCTGGAGGACCCTGCGCCATTCTCCTACCACAACACCTTCCTGCTGGCTGACCGCACAGAGGCATGGGTGCTGGAGACAGCTGGCAGGCTCTGGGCCGCACAGAGGATCCAGGGTGAGGCATTCCCTTTCTGCCAGCCTTGGGAAGTGGGAGAAATGGTAGGGGCCCGATCCAGGTGCAAGCCTGTCGGGACATTCAGGGAGATGGGAGATGAGCTCACTTGGGAACCCTTCTCCCCTTCACTCGGTTAAGTCTTCCTTGTGCTACAGCCTGCTGCTTCCTCTCGGAAGCCTTCCTGGACTTCCCTGGGTGGTCAGGTTTCCTGCTTATATGCAAGCAGGTACTTCTTTTTCATCGCATTCAACACAGTTGCATGCTTACATTTATCTCTGCGACTATTTTGTCTGCCTCCCCCACCACACTGTAGGCTCCATGAGGGTTGGTCGTTCTCTTTTCCACCATGTTCTCAGCGTcttgcccagtgcctggcatagaatAGACACTCAATGGTAAATGAACCACTCCCCCATCTCCTCCACAGAGGGGGCCCGCAACATCTCCAACCAGCTGAGCATTGGCACGGACATCTCGGTCCAACACCCAGAGCTGCGGACTCATGCCCAGGCCAAGGGCTGGTGGGATGGGCAGGGTGCCTTTGACTTTGCTCAGGTCTTCTCCCTGACCCAGCAGCCTGTGCGAATGGAGGCTGCCAAGGCCCGCTTCCGGGCAGGGCAGGAGCTGCTGCAGCAATGGCAAGGTTAGTGAGTGGTGGAGGGGGCTGGGGGCCAGGAGGGCCACAGCAGTGCCAGCCACTCTCCCCTCCCACAGCTTCCCCCTCTACTCCTTGGCAGGGGGCATCACAGCAGAGGTGATGATGGGCATCCTCAGGGACAAGGAGAGTGGTATCTGCATGGACTCGGGAGGCTTTCGCACCACGGCCAGCATGGTGTCTGTCCTGCCCCAGGATCCCACACAGCCCTGCGTGCACTTTCTTACTGCCACGCCAGACCCATCCAGGTGGGAAGAACGAGGATGGGGAAGGCTGGGGAGAAGAGAGGATATGATATATCTCCATCCTTCCATCCGTGCCCTTCTAGGTCTGTGTTCAAACCTTTCAtctttggggtgggggtggcccAGGCCCCCCAGGTGCTGTCCCCCACTTTTGGAGCACAGGACCCTGTTCGGACCCTGCCCCGATTCCAGACTCGGGTAGATCGCCGGCACACCCTCTATCGTGGACACCAGGCAGCCCTGGGGCTGATGGAGAGTGATCAGGTATCCCCCAGGGAGAAGGGGCTACCCTGAGGTGATGACAGACCTCCCACTCCCAGTGGAACTCTGGAAATATGAGGGAAACTGGGAGTGGAAGAGATTCCAGAGCTGGGGAGAGGAGTTCCtcccttcaaagccagcaactgCCTTTGGGGAATGTTGGGGGGtctctcctttctcctgcttGTGTGAGGTGGTACACACTCCCCCTTCACCTGGCGGGAAGCCTGTCCTGGACAGACTCATCTCAGCTTTCCCTTGGGGCAGGATCGAGGGCAGCAGCTCCAGCAGAAACAGCAGGATCTGGAGCAGGAAGGCCTCAAGGCCACACAGGGGCTGCTGGCCAGTGAGTGGGCCCCATCCCTCCAGGAGCTGGGCAGCCTCTTCCAGGCCTTTGTGAAGAGGGAGAGCCAGGCTTATGCATCAGCTTCATAGCTTCTGCTGGCCTGGGGTGGGCCCAGAACCCCTCGGACCAACTGCCCTGAGTGGTGGTGAAGTTGGAGCAATCCCTTCATGCTCCTAGGCCATGTTCTGAGCGGCCAGCTTGGCCTTTGCCTTAATAAAtgtgctttattttctcttcagtgaACTTTATCCCAGGTTCAGTGGGGGTGGGAGAGCCAAGTGAGGCCCAAAGGCAGCTGTGGGGCCTGTGGTTGTGTACTCATTCCTGAGTGGTTGAGTGATGGGGACTAGGCAGGAGGACGGAGGGGACAGGAGCAGGCTGCTGTTGGGGACGACTAGGACCACAGCTCCTTGGTCCTTGGCTTGGACTGGGGAAGGGCACTCCCTAGGGGTGGCAGTGAGATGGCATCCTCTATGAGGTGGTGCCTGCTTCTTGCCCATGTGGGAGCCAGGAAGCCAGCGGGGGGCCTGAGGCATGCCTGCCCTGTGGGTAGCTCCCGAAAGATTCCAAACTTGCTCTTTAGAATCAGGTGGCTCACTGTGCTCTGTATTTTGTTTCCTGGAGCTTTCACTGGTTGCTTCCCCTGAGATACCCCCAAGTAACACGAAAAGCATATTCAGGGCCTAGAGACACTTTACTGGGGATGAACTCCTGACACAGGTCATTGGTCTGAGAAGTGGGGCAGgccccactccactccactcgTAGAGAAAGGTTGACAGAGAATCATTTCTTGCTTCTCTTGGCCATAGTTTTGGTTGTGCTGGGGGCCTCAGCCACAGAGGCCTTGGGGACTGTGGATGCCCGGACCCCCTTCCTTCCCCATAGAGAGTTTTGGCGGCCCCTGGGAATCAGACTGCATGGTTTCTTGGTGGGAGAGGAGGCCTGGGGTGAGGAGACGGCCTCAGGGACTGTCTCCTCCCCTTGCCCAGGAGTGGTAGAAGGGCTGCTGTCCCCAGCCATGGGCACCCCAGGCAGCAAGGGCAGGTTGGTGAGGGTGGGCTGCATCTCCATCCTCAGCAGGTGCTGTGTCAGGGCCGCCTGTTGCCGGTGCTCCCTGTGCCTGCTCAGCTCCTGCTCCAGCTCCTTGAGGAAGCCTAGGAGGGGCCAGGGGGTGGAGGGTGCAGGGTGGGTGGAGCTCTGGGCTCAGCAGGAGGGTCCCTGAGCTCAGGGAAGTCTCTGGCTGGCCCTTGCCATCCCTCTtgggaagcagcctgaggctggGGTCCCGGACTGACACCTTACTCTGGCCCAGATGTTGATCTGAACTTGGGGCTCCCCTCCCCAGACGCCACTGCCATCTTAGCTTCCCTCGTGTCCCACAGGGAAGAGGTGGGCTCTGGGGAAGCTGAAAGCCTTGGAAAGCAGGGTCACCTCGTTCTGAGCAGAATGGGCCACTCAGCTCTGGGAACTCCTCCTCGCTTGAAGCTTCATCCTCCTCATCCGAAATCCAGCGCTCCATCACAGGCTGCCCATCCAGGTCCAAGAGAAGTGGCAGGGCTTCTATCACCAGCTCACTGCAGAGCAGGAGCAGAGGTTACCTAGGAGGGCACCCTGGCGTGGAGGATGCAAAGATATGCACCACAGCACCCACACCTggaggggtggtggctcatgagTTAGGTAGGAGGTTGGGGAGAAGGTGCCATGGATAGTAACCCCAGGATTGCAGGCTGAGAGGGGCCTGGGCTGAGTTAGCAGGTGGAGCTCAACTAGACCTttcttcccaccctcccctcctTACCGGTAGCTATCCTGGTTGGTGCAGCTATTGCCAGACAGGTTGAGGATGAGAAGGCTCTGGGGGAACTCATCTGCACACAGCAAAGAGAGAGGAAATGGGGTtctcacttgatcttagccaaaaggccatgAAGCGATGGGAATGGGGTTCTCACACCCACTTTCTCGTCCAAAGCCACTACCTCTAAGCACAACCCCTTGAACTCCCTGAGGATGAGGTGTGGACCTGCAGGGGTGTGGCTAATGCAAGCACAGGCAGCTGGGTGCAGACGGGAGGGCAGGCCCCACAGGGGATGTGTTTGGTGAGCCAGGGCAAGTGGGTTCCTACCCAGCTTCAACGTTTCTATCAGGTTCTCAGAAAGGTCCAGAAACTGGAGGCATGGGAGGTCGAGGAGGTTTTCCACCTGCCTGATTTGGTTTCCTGCCAGAGACAGGAAGCTGTAGGGGAAGGAAGGGGTAGAGAGGCAGAGCTGAATCATGGAACAgctggaggaaaagagaagggcaCTTGACACTGGGGCCCCTGGGCTAGGCAGCTGATGACCAGTGGGGACACATGGCCTTCTGGGGTGAGGGAGTAGAGCTAGGCTTGCTGGTCCTTGGCTGAAAAGGACCCAGGCTTGGAGAAATCTGAACCAGTTCTTTGGGGTGTGTTTAGGTTCCCCCGACCCCTCTTCCCCTGCCTGAGCCCTGGCACCACATACCGCAAGGAGGGGACGCAAGCCAGGTTCTCAATTTGCTGGATCTTATTCTGCAAGAAGAAACCGAAGTGGGGAAACCAAGCTGAGATCAGATGGGTGGGAGGCCCTTTACAGGGACAAAGTCCCAAGACCATGTCTACTCCTGCAGCTGGAGATCTGGCACTTTGGGAATGATAACCCCACTCCTTGAACAGGTTGCCACTACCTTAAGAAAgatgattttctttctccaggTGGATGGTTAGGGGTGTAAACCTGGGGTATCTAAACCTGACTAAGTATACTCTTCTGATTCCACAACCAAAGAGTGACCTGGGAATCAGAAAAGGAAACCAAGCCGCCACCAGGAAAATGGAAAGGGCCTTGGTGGTGGCTTGCATACACAGAGAGAACAATAAGCATACATGAACTTGATGGGAAAAGTTTCTATGGGGAAAGTCGAAGCGAGCTGGGAATATTCAACCAGGGGAGGGCTGAAGATCaaccaaccaccaccaccaccaaacagCCTTCAAGTAGGATCTGATTGATGTAGAGGAATCTTCAtagtttcctcttcctcttcaaaACAGGAAATAGGCTGGAGCTATTTAACGTGAAAGATTTAGAGTAAATGCCAAGAAGAACTTCTAGATCAAGAGAAGTGCCTAAAGAACAGTGGAGGGAGCACAGGTCATGTTCAGGATCTATTCTGGGGGAATTAGTCTTTCAATTCAGGACCCTACGTCATTCATCTGGGAATGGTTTAACTGAAGGTCTGCCTGCCTGAACACCAGGGAATGGGCAAAATGACCTGGTTGGCTCCTTTCAGATGAGACAGATTAGGTCCACAGGGgtcaaggggaggggaaggatggAGAAAGAAGTTACCCCTTGCAGATAGAGGCTGTGAAGATTCTTGAGGCCCTCTAAGTTCCTGATAGTAGTAATCCCCTCCCGGTCCAGGCGGACAGTCTGCAGTTCATCAAGAGTGTGAAACCTGGGAGAAGAGTCAGTAAGGGTGGTGTTAGAGCACCACTCATGTGGTCTGTTAGCAGGGAggatgggagagagggaggagggaaggggtttCAAGGAGGGGTAGTTGGCTGAGTGATTTTAATCAAATGTGAGAAACATCTTCTTGACATCTTGAGGTGGTGTCTAGATCATGAAACTGTCTTGACTTGCAGACTTGTATCTTTATCATTAGCACTGGAAAGGGTGAGAGAGAGGAGTAAGGACCCTCTGGGAAATTGGAGGATGGCAGCTTATGGTTCCTGGAGAGATTCAGCAGCAAGAGAAGCCTTCCTCTGGCCAGCTTGGATGGTGGAGGCAGGGGTAGGACAGAGATGAGACATTGCAGAAA
This genomic interval carries:
- the SCRN2 gene encoding secernin-2, producing MASSSPDSPCSCDCFVSVPPASAIPAVIFAKNSDRPRDEVQEVVFVPAGSHTPGSRLQCTYIEVEQVSKTHAVILSRPSWLWGAEMGANEHGVCIGNEAVWTKEQVGEGEALLGMDLLRLALERSSSAQEALHVITGLLERYGQGGSCLEDPAPFSYHNTFLLADRTEAWVLETAGRLWAAQRIQEGARNISNQLSIGTDISVQHPELRTHAQAKGWWDGQGAFDFAQVFSLTQQPVRMEAAKARFRAGQELLQQWQGGITAEVMMGILRDKESGICMDSGGFRTTASMVSVLPQDPTQPCVHFLTATPDPSRSVFKPFIFGVGVAQAPQVLSPTFGAQDPVRTLPRFQTRVDRRHTLYRGHQAALGLMESDQDRGQQLQQKQQDLEQEGLKATQGLLASEWAPSLQELGSLFQAFVKRESQAYASAS
- the LRRC46 gene encoding leucine-rich repeat-containing protein 46 — its product is MSGAKSAQGPEEGGVCITEALITKRNLTFPEDEELSEKMFHTLDELQTVRLDREGITTIRNLEGLKNLHSLYLQGNKIQQIENLACVPSLRFLSLAGNQIRQVENLLDLPCLQFLDLSENLIETLKLDEFPQSLLILNLSGNSCTNQDSYRELVIEALPLLLDLDGQPVMERWISDEEDEASSEEEFPELSGPFCSERGFLKELEQELSRHREHRQQAALTQHLLRMEMQPTLTNLPLLPGVPMAGDSSPSTTPGQGEETVPEAVSSPQASSPTKKPCSLIPRGRQNSLWGRKGVRASTVPKASVAEAPSTTKTMAKRSKK